A stretch of Deinococcus radiotolerans DNA encodes these proteins:
- the thiE gene encoding thiamine phosphate synthase, producing MKLGHLYLVATPRAGQPEPEFLARVGAALDGGVDTLQLRCKDWEAGAYIALGERVAALARARGVPFFINDRVDVAAACGADGVHLGQGDLPPAWARRLAPGLPLGLSTHVPAQAHAALAEVPAYIAAGPVHATPTKPGRAPAGLAYVRTVAALNPPLPWYAIGGIDASNVHEVLVAGATRVAVVRAVLDARDPAQAASDLRAALRGVPA from the coding sequence ATGAAGCTCGGCCACCTGTATCTCGTCGCCACGCCCCGCGCCGGGCAGCCGGAACCCGAGTTCCTGGCGCGGGTGGGGGCCGCGCTGGACGGTGGGGTGGACACGCTGCAACTGCGCTGCAAGGACTGGGAGGCGGGAGCGTACATCGCGCTGGGCGAGCGGGTGGCGGCGCTGGCTCGCGCGCGCGGCGTGCCCTTCTTCATCAACGACCGCGTGGACGTCGCCGCCGCGTGCGGTGCGGACGGCGTGCACCTGGGGCAGGGGGACCTGCCGCCCGCCTGGGCACGCAGGCTCGCGCCGGGGTTGCCCCTGGGCTTGAGCACGCATGTGCCCGCGCAGGCGCACGCCGCGCTGGCCGAGGTACCCGCCTACATCGCCGCCGGGCCGGTGCACGCCACGCCCACAAAACCGGGCCGCGCGCCCGCCGGACTGGCTTACGTGCGCACCGTGGCCGCGCTGAACCCACCGCTGCCCTGGTACGCCATCGGCGGCATCGACGCCTCGAACGTCCACGAGGTGCTGGTCGCCGGGGCGACCCGCGTGGCGGTCGTGCGCGCCGTACTGGACGCCCGCGACCCCGCCCAGGCCGCGTCTGACCTGCGGGCGGCGCTGCGGGGGGTGCCCGCGTGA
- the thiS gene encoding sulfur carrier protein ThiS, with amino-acid sequence MTRPATLTVNGEARPLTPGLTLHALLRELNVNPSRVAVGVNDDVYPGARAPHRTLEAGDVIEIVRIIGGG; translated from the coding sequence GTGACCCGCCCCGCCACCCTGACCGTGAACGGCGAGGCGCGGCCCCTCACGCCCGGCCTGACCCTGCACGCCCTGCTGCGCGAATTGAACGTGAACCCCTCGCGCGTGGCGGTGGGCGTGAACGACGACGTGTACCCCGGCGCCCGCGCGCCGCACCGCACCCTGGAGGCTGGAGATGTCATCGAGATCGTCCGCATCATCGGGGGGGGCTGA
- a CDS encoding thiazole synthase: MAPDAFTLGGRTFTSRLMTGTGKFTDFGVMREALAASGSQIVTVAIRRVELRAPGHDGLLDALDWDALQLLPNTAGCRTAEEALRVARLARVATGVNWIKLEVIPDARYLLPDPVGTLRAAEGLAADGFTVLPYVQADAVLARALEEAGCAAVMPLASPIGSGRGLRSPELLRTVLDGARVPIVVDAGLGVPSDATQALELGADAVLVNTAIAEARDPVGMAHAFALGVQAGRAAFLAGRMPERAHASPSSPTGGVVRLPDPEVPV; encoded by the coding sequence ATGGCCCCTGATGCATTCACCCTCGGCGGCAGGACCTTCACCTCGCGCCTGATGACGGGCACGGGCAAGTTCACGGATTTCGGCGTGATGCGCGAGGCGCTCGCCGCGAGCGGATCGCAGATCGTGACCGTCGCCATCCGCCGAGTGGAACTGAGGGCGCCGGGGCACGACGGGCTGCTCGACGCGCTCGACTGGGACGCGCTGCAACTCCTGCCGAATACTGCCGGGTGCCGCACCGCCGAGGAGGCGCTGCGCGTGGCGCGGCTGGCGCGCGTGGCGACCGGCGTGAACTGGATCAAGCTGGAGGTCATCCCCGACGCCCGCTATCTCCTGCCCGACCCGGTGGGCACGCTGCGCGCCGCCGAAGGGTTGGCGGCCGACGGGTTCACGGTGCTGCCGTACGTGCAGGCGGACGCGGTCCTGGCCCGCGCGCTGGAGGAGGCCGGGTGCGCCGCCGTGATGCCCCTGGCGAGCCCCATCGGCTCCGGGCGCGGTCTGCGCAGCCCCGAGCTGCTGCGCACCGTGCTGGACGGCGCGCGCGTGCCCATAGTCGTGGACGCGGGCCTGGGTGTCCCGAGCGACGCGACGCAGGCGCTGGAACTCGGCGCGGACGCCGTGCTGGTGAACACCGCGATTGCCGAGGCGCGCGACCCCGTCGGCATGGCCCACGCCTTCGCGCTGGGCGTGCAGGCGGGCCGCGCGGCCTTCCTGGCCGGGCGCATGCCTGAACGCGCGCACGCCAGCCCCAGCAGTCCCACGGGCGGGGTGGTGCGCCTGCCCGACCCGGAAGTGCCCGTGTGA
- a CDS encoding NAD(P)/FAD-dependent oxidoreductase, whose amino-acid sequence MTRTREVIVVGGGLIGSLVAFTLRRAGADVLVLDADRPGAAWRAAAGLLTPDGERLRGTPLHADALEGLRRWPALAAALERSGVPVYLRSGVTRMQPGGGVVCTPGEGSLHPPSVVRAARQGLEVVAAQVQGLVPSGGGVRVRTDAGDWFAGQVILAAGAWSGAFGVDVGAQQGQALLLRGAEDVGAWYGPPARGFSRYALSRPDGLYVGATSRDTWATTPDAHATRWLRGAARTLVPGADGAEVAAHLVGLRPVTPDGRPLVGPHPTLPGVLVAAGHGRHGSLLAPVTAARVLALAGQGVSA is encoded by the coding sequence ATGACCCGCACGCGGGAGGTCATCGTGGTGGGCGGCGGCCTGATCGGGTCGCTGGTAGCGTTCACGCTGCGCCGGGCGGGCGCGGACGTACTCGTGCTGGACGCGGACCGGCCGGGCGCGGCGTGGCGGGCGGCGGCGGGCCTGCTCACCCCGGACGGCGAGCGGCTGCGGGGCACGCCCCTGCACGCGGACGCGCTGGAGGGACTGCGGCGCTGGCCCGCGCTGGCGGCGGCACTTGAACGCTCGGGCGTGCCCGTTTACCTGCGGTCCGGCGTGACCCGGATGCAGCCGGGCGGGGGGGTGGTCTGCACGCCGGGGGAGGGGAGCCTGCACCCGCCCTCGGTGGTCCGCGCCGCCCGGCAGGGGCTGGAGGTGGTGGCCGCGCAGGTCCAGGGCCTCGTGCCGTCGGGTGGCGGGGTGCGGGTGCGGACGGACGCGGGCGACTGGTTCGCCGGGCAGGTGATCCTCGCGGCGGGCGCGTGGAGCGGCGCGTTCGGCGTGGATGTGGGGGCGCAGCAGGGGCAGGCGCTGCTGCTGCGCGGCGCGGAGGATGTGGGCGCGTGGTACGGCCCGCCCGCGCGGGGGTTCTCCCGGTACGCGCTGTCCCGCCCGGACGGCCTGTACGTTGGCGCGACCAGCCGCGACACCTGGGCCACCACGCCCGACGCCCACGCGACCCGCTGGCTGCGTGGCGCCGCCCGGACGCTCGTGCCCGGCGCAGACGGGGCGGAGGTCGCCGCGCACCTCGTGGGCCTGCGCCCGGTCACGCCGGACGGGCGGCCGCTGGTCGGCCCGCACCCCACCCTGCCGGGGGTGCTCGTCGCGGCGGGGCACGGGCGGCACGGGTCGCTCCTCGCCCCGGTCACGGCGGCGCGCGTGCTGGCGCTGGCGGGGCAGGGCGTGAGCGCATGA
- the thiD gene encoding bifunctional hydroxymethylpyrimidine kinase/phosphomethylpyrimidine kinase, which translates to MTVPVALTIAGSDSGGGAGIQADLKTFEAHGVYGTSVLTLITAQNTRGVQATHPLPPELVAAQLRAVLDDFPVAAVKTGALGNAGLVRAVADVLRGRHLPLIVDPVMLAKSGDALLDARALHALRDELLPLATLVTPNVPEWAALRAAGVPDTTPLLLKGGHAPGETVIDELRAHGHHLTLSAARQHTRHTHGTGCTLSAAITANLARGLVLPDAVQAAHVYLQAAIRAAPGLGGGHGPLGHRAAGLTLQPRPHPT; encoded by the coding sequence ATGACGGTGCCCGTCGCACTGACCATCGCGGGCTCGGATTCCGGCGGCGGGGCGGGCATCCAGGCGGACCTGAAGACCTTCGAGGCGCACGGCGTGTACGGCACGAGCGTCCTGACGCTGATCACCGCGCAGAACACGCGGGGCGTGCAGGCGACGCACCCCCTGCCGCCAGAGCTGGTCGCGGCGCAGCTGCGTGCCGTGCTGGACGATTTCCCGGTCGCGGCGGTAAAGACGGGCGCGCTGGGGAACGCGGGGCTGGTGCGCGCGGTCGCAGACGTCCTGCGGGGCCGCCATCTGCCACTGATCGTCGATCCGGTCATGCTCGCCAAGAGCGGGGACGCCCTGCTGGACGCCCGCGCCCTGCACGCCCTGCGGGACGAGCTGCTGCCCCTGGCGACACTGGTCACCCCGAACGTGCCCGAATGGGCGGCCCTGCGCGCGGCGGGCGTGCCGGACACCACGCCGCTGCTCCTGAAGGGCGGGCACGCGCCCGGCGAGACCGTCATCGACGAGCTGCGCGCCCACGGGCACCACCTCACGCTGAGCGCAGCGCGGCAGCACACCCGGCACACGCACGGCACCGGCTGCACGCTGTCGGCGGCGATCACCGCGAACCTCGCGCGCGGTCTGGTCCTGCCGGACGCGGTGCAGGCCGCGCACGTCTACCTTCAGGCCGCGATCCGCGCCGCGCCGGGGCTGGGCGGGGGGCACGGGCCGCTGGGGCACCGGGCGGCCGGGCTGACCCTGCAACCCAGACCACACCCGACCTAA
- the paaA gene encoding 1,2-phenylacetyl-CoA epoxidase subunit PaaA: MTHPTPAQTGIAPGETAEQHAHFEARIARGEKIEAGDWMPAEYRRQLIRMISQHAHSEVVGMLPEGEWITRAPSLKRKTILMAKVQDEAGHGQYLYHAAETLGATREDMLQALLSGKAKYSSIFNYPTHTWADVGMIGWLVDGAAIKNQTMLAGCSYGPYSRAMVRICSEETFHHKQGKEMIVAYAQGTPEQRAMAQDALNRWWWPAMMMLGPHDADSPNSGVLSKWGIKLKSNDEVRQEFINEHVPELLEAGLTIPDPDLHQDEQGNWRHGPIHWDEFWAVIRGEQGLNRERLGARQAAHDDGAWVRDALQAYTDRQRAVAAD; this comes from the coding sequence ATGACCCACCCCACCCCCGCCCAGACCGGTATCGCACCCGGCGAAACTGCCGAGCAGCACGCCCACTTCGAGGCCCGCATCGCCCGCGGCGAGAAGATCGAGGCCGGCGACTGGATGCCCGCCGAGTACCGCCGCCAGCTCATCCGCATGATCAGCCAGCACGCCCACAGCGAAGTCGTCGGCATGCTCCCCGAAGGCGAGTGGATCACCCGCGCGCCCAGCCTCAAGCGCAAGACCATCCTCATGGCCAAGGTCCAGGACGAGGCCGGGCACGGCCAGTACCTCTACCACGCCGCCGAAACGCTCGGCGCCACCCGCGAGGACATGCTCCAGGCCCTCCTGAGCGGCAAGGCCAAATACAGCAGCATCTTCAACTACCCCACCCACACCTGGGCGGACGTCGGCATGATCGGCTGGCTCGTGGACGGCGCCGCCATCAAGAACCAGACCATGCTCGCCGGCTGCTCCTACGGCCCGTACAGCCGCGCCATGGTCCGCATCTGCTCGGAAGAAACCTTCCACCACAAGCAGGGCAAGGAAATGATCGTCGCCTACGCCCAGGGCACCCCCGAGCAGCGCGCCATGGCGCAGGACGCCCTGAACCGCTGGTGGTGGCCCGCCATGATGATGCTCGGCCCGCACGACGCCGACAGTCCCAACAGCGGCGTCCTGAGCAAATGGGGCATCAAGCTCAAGAGCAACGACGAGGTCCGCCAGGAATTCATCAACGAGCACGTCCCCGAACTGCTCGAAGCGGGCCTCACCATCCCCGACCCGGACCTCCACCAAGACGAGCAGGGCAACTGGCGCCACGGCCCCATCCACTGGGATGAGTTCTGGGCCGTCATCCGCGGCGAGCAGGGCCTCAACAGGGAACGCCTCGGTGCCCGACAGGCCGCCCACGACGACGGCGCCTGGGTGCGCGACGCCCTCCAGGCCTACACCGACCGCCAGCGCGCGGTCGCCGCTGACTGA
- a CDS encoding phenylacetic acid degradation protein, which translates to MTEPQPHAQTTDTQWPRWEVFKQDAPNRPHQAVGSVHAGDPQHALLTARNVFVRRPAAVSLWCVREDDLLTATPEELTTTPTLLDTPGGPGVYYVGVKRTNKRSMTFVDLSGTVTADGPGDALRQARTLHPDVLAWMVFPETAVVRTDEDPGTVDSWFAPAKEKTYKQQQYYGVIGRHVGELKRAGLMPGRAASEDHA; encoded by the coding sequence ATGACTGAACCTCAACCCCACGCCCAGACCACCGACACGCAGTGGCCCCGCTGGGAGGTCTTCAAGCAGGACGCCCCGAACCGCCCCCACCAGGCGGTCGGCAGCGTGCACGCCGGTGACCCGCAGCACGCGCTGCTCACCGCCCGCAACGTCTTCGTACGCCGCCCCGCCGCCGTGAGCCTGTGGTGCGTGAGGGAGGATGACCTCCTGACCGCCACGCCCGAAGAACTCACCACGACCCCCACGCTGCTGGACACCCCCGGCGGGCCCGGCGTGTACTACGTGGGCGTGAAACGCACCAACAAACGCAGCATGACCTTCGTGGACCTCAGCGGCACCGTGACCGCCGACGGCCCCGGCGACGCGCTCAGGCAGGCCCGCACCCTGCACCCCGATGTCCTCGCCTGGATGGTGTTCCCCGAAACGGCCGTCGTCCGCACCGACGAGGACCCCGGCACCGTCGACAGCTGGTTCGCGCCCGCCAAGGAGAAGACGTACAAGCAGCAGCAGTACTACGGCGTGATCGGCCGGCACGTCGGGGAACTCAAACGCGCCGGGCTCATGCCGGGCCGCGCCGCCAGCGAGGACCACGCATGA
- the paaC gene encoding 1,2-phenylacetyl-CoA epoxidase subunit PaaC, protein MTAGTHPLTDTQTQALIRRLTALADDEIILAHRGGEWTGHAPILEEDIALANIAQDELGHAGLYLTLRADLDGSDPDRLAFFRDPSQYTNTRLVELPKGDWAFTMVRQFLYDTFEALWMEAATRSTYAPLAEVAAKAVREEKFHVQHTALWVERLALGTPESERRTQAALTELWPHAAQLFQPVESEAELVHSGLLPDLNAVHARWTGLVTRHLTDKCGLTLPATPDTQPGRDTHTEHLAPLLAEMQSVARAHPTAELW, encoded by the coding sequence ATGACCGCTGGCACCCACCCCCTCACCGACACGCAGACGCAGGCCCTGATTCGCCGCCTGACCGCCCTCGCCGACGACGAGATCATCCTCGCCCACCGCGGCGGCGAGTGGACCGGGCACGCCCCGATCCTCGAAGAGGACATCGCCCTGGCCAACATCGCGCAGGACGAACTCGGGCACGCCGGCCTGTACCTGACCCTGCGCGCCGACCTGGACGGCAGCGACCCCGACCGCCTCGCCTTCTTCCGGGACCCCAGTCAGTACACGAATACCCGTCTCGTGGAACTCCCGAAAGGCGACTGGGCCTTCACCATGGTCCGGCAGTTCCTGTACGACACCTTCGAAGCCCTCTGGATGGAAGCCGCCACCCGCAGCACCTACGCCCCCCTGGCCGAGGTCGCCGCCAAAGCCGTGCGCGAGGAGAAATTCCACGTGCAACACACCGCCCTGTGGGTTGAACGCCTCGCCCTCGGCACGCCTGAAAGTGAACGCCGCACCCAGGCCGCGTTGACCGAACTCTGGCCGCACGCCGCGCAACTCTTCCAGCCCGTCGAAAGCGAAGCGGAACTCGTGCACTCGGGCCTCCTCCCCGATCTGAACGCCGTGCACGCCCGCTGGACCGGCCTCGTCACCCGGCACCTCACAGACAAATGCGGCCTCACCCTCCCCGCCACCCCCGACACCCAGCCCGGCCGCGACACGCACACCGAGCACCTCGCGCCCCTGCTGGCCGAAATGCAGAGCGTCGCCCGCGCCCACCCCACCGCCGAACTCTGGTGA
- the paaD gene encoding 1,2-phenylacetyl-CoA epoxidase subunit PaaD, whose protein sequence is MTTTHPTPDAIWTALAAVPDPEIPVVSITDMGMVRDVTVSDAGRVTVTFTPTFSGCPALHVIKGSIEQAVRDLGAADVEVRSTLTPPWTTDWIGDDARERLRQYGIAPPAPTGEGQLIQLDAEPTRCPRCGSLNVRMTASFGPTLCKRMYVCDTCREPFEGFKSV, encoded by the coding sequence ATGACCACCACGCACCCCACCCCCGACGCCATCTGGACCGCCCTGGCCGCTGTCCCAGACCCGGAAATTCCGGTCGTGAGCATCACGGACATGGGCATGGTCCGGGACGTCACCGTGAGTGACGCGGGGCGCGTGACCGTCACGTTCACGCCCACGTTCAGCGGCTGCCCCGCCCTGCACGTCATCAAAGGCAGCATCGAACAGGCCGTGCGCGACCTGGGCGCAGCGGACGTCGAGGTCAGAAGCACCCTCACGCCCCCCTGGACCACCGACTGGATAGGCGACGACGCGCGCGAGCGGCTGCGGCAGTACGGCATCGCCCCCCCCGCCCCCACCGGAGAAGGGCAGCTGATTCAACTGGACGCGGAACCCACCCGCTGCCCCCGCTGCGGCAGCCTGAACGTCCGCATGACCGCGTCTTTCGGCCCCACCCTCTGCAAGCGAATGTACGTCTGCGACACCTGCCGCGAACCGTTCGAGGGCTTCAAGAGCGTGTAA
- a CDS encoding ADP-ribosylglycohydrolase family protein, which yields MSRIDETRLQRALRSLDGLTLGDQFGELFFLEVTQFEDLVGNRKVPEQAWHYTDDTEMALSVVLNLRQHGKIDQDSLMHSFALRHDMTRGYGPSMRRVLSDVREGAAWRTTIAGTFEGQGSWGNGSAMRAGPIGAYFADDLPACIEQSQLSSLATHTHPEAVAGALAVAVSAALACHDSKPSPAEFILAVADYIPDSEVRSRLLRASRLAPGTSPVHAGHMLGNGSEISAPDTVPFAVWCAAQHLGDYEEALWNAVSAGGDRDTICAIVGSIVAMSSRTTLPANWMSLMEPYPQWFREAL from the coding sequence GTGTCCCGGATTGATGAAACCCGACTACAGCGCGCCCTGCGATCCTTGGATGGATTGACCCTGGGTGATCAGTTTGGGGAGCTGTTCTTCCTGGAGGTGACGCAATTCGAGGATCTGGTCGGGAACCGCAAAGTTCCCGAGCAGGCGTGGCATTACACCGACGATACCGAGATGGCGCTATCGGTCGTGCTGAACCTCAGGCAACACGGCAAGATCGATCAGGACAGCCTCATGCACAGTTTCGCGCTGCGGCATGACATGACCCGGGGCTATGGGCCCAGCATGCGGCGAGTGCTGTCGGACGTCCGAGAAGGTGCGGCGTGGCGGACGACCATCGCCGGCACTTTCGAAGGGCAGGGGTCGTGGGGGAACGGTTCCGCCATGCGGGCTGGGCCGATCGGTGCCTACTTCGCAGATGATCTACCCGCTTGCATTGAGCAGTCACAACTGTCCAGCCTCGCCACACATACTCACCCAGAGGCGGTTGCTGGCGCCCTTGCCGTTGCCGTGTCTGCTGCTCTGGCCTGCCATGATTCCAAGCCGTCACCTGCCGAATTCATCCTGGCAGTTGCGGACTACATCCCGGACAGCGAGGTCAGAAGTCGTTTGCTCCGGGCCAGCCGACTGGCGCCGGGCACGTCACCCGTGCATGCGGGGCATATGCTGGGGAATGGCAGTGAGATTTCCGCGCCGGACACGGTCCCCTTTGCCGTCTGGTGTGCCGCCCAGCACCTTGGCGACTACGAGGAAGCCCTCTGGAACGCAGTCAGTGCCGGAGGAGATCGGGACACCATTTGCGCCATTGTGGGCAGCATCGTCGCCATGAGCAGCCGGACTACGCTCCCTGCCAACTGGATGTCACTCATGGAACCTTACCCACAATGGTTCAGGGAAGCTCTATGA
- the map gene encoding type I methionyl aminopeptidase yields MTITTQHELDGMTLAGKVVARTLDALRAAVEPGVTPAELDALAGQVFAQFGAFSAPRAQYGAPVNVFISVNDDIVHGLPTNRPLQAGDVVCIDVTPNVGGFVADAAITVAVPPVSPTAARLIEAAEAALARGLNAARAGQPLNGIGRAIQTEVERRGFTLLPELQGHGVGRAIHEKPDVPNYYRPALRQPLHEGLVIAVEPMISTGKSPRVRTRRDGWTLATTDGGLAAHVEHTIMITKGKPVILTA; encoded by the coding sequence ATGACGATCACCACGCAGCATGAACTGGACGGCATGACTCTCGCGGGGAAGGTCGTCGCCCGCACCCTCGACGCCCTGCGCGCCGCCGTGGAACCGGGCGTGACGCCCGCCGAACTGGACGCCCTGGCCGGGCAGGTGTTCGCGCAGTTCGGGGCGTTCTCCGCCCCGCGTGCCCAGTACGGCGCGCCCGTCAACGTGTTCATCAGCGTGAACGACGACATCGTCCACGGCCTGCCCACCAACCGCCCGCTTCAGGCGGGGGACGTGGTGTGCATCGACGTCACGCCGAACGTCGGCGGGTTCGTCGCGGACGCCGCCATCACGGTCGCCGTGCCGCCCGTCTCCCCCACCGCCGCCCGCCTCATCGAGGCTGCCGAGGCGGCCCTGGCACGCGGCCTGAACGCCGCCCGCGCCGGGCAACCCCTGAACGGCATCGGGCGCGCCATCCAGACCGAAGTGGAGCGCCGGGGCTTCACGCTGCTGCCGGAACTTCAGGGGCATGGCGTGGGCCGCGCCATCCACGAGAAACCCGACGTCCCCAACTACTACCGACCCGCGCTGAGACAACCGCTGCACGAGGGGCTCGTGATCGCCGTGGAACCCATGATCAGCACCGGCAAAAGCCCCCGCGTCCGCACCCGCCGCGACGGCTGGACGCTCGCCACCACCGACGGCGGCCTCGCCGCCCACGTCGAACACACCATCATGATCACCAAAGGAAAACCGGTGATATTGACGGCATGA
- the paaZ gene encoding phenylacetic acid degradation bifunctional protein PaaZ, with translation MTQSITSDLLRPASYVSGSWHANADGQVLLDAVYGRPVAVISSEGVDFGGALAYGRKAGGALRRMTFHERARALKALGAFLMERKEAYYALSALTGATRRDSWVDIEGGIGTLFSYASAARRELPDERFWPDGRLERLGREGTFVGRHLLVPREGVAVQINAFNFPVWGMLEKFAPAFIGGMPSLVKPAPQTAYLTERVVRDIVASGLIPEGTLQLVTGEPGSLLDHVEEQDVVAFTGSAATAAKLRVHPAIVGRSVPFNAEADSLNASVLGLSVKPEDPEFALFVREVAREMTGKAGQKCTAIRRALVPSHLVEAVTEGLRRELSKVTLGDPARDDVRMGALVSVEQRERVRETLEKLQQEARVVISGEATLLGGDREKGAFLDPTVLLCETPLTAKGPHELEAFGPVATLLPYDSLEDAIHLTKLGRGSLAGSIVSRDRAEATELVLGMASSHGRLLVLNRDNAKENTGHGSPLPQLNHGGPGRAGGGSELGGLSAVRHHMNRVAVQADPTTLTSITREFVPGAEVTEDVVHPFRKSFDEIQVGDSLLTHRRTVTEADIVNFAGLTGDHFYAHVDEIGAREGIFGKRVAHGYFLISAAAGQFVSPAPGPVLANYGLENLRFIEPVGIGDTIRTRLTCKRKIRKDLRPGETRPTGVVEWRSEITNQDGVLVATYDILTLVERARDEFDPPAEDSSVQA, from the coding sequence GTGACTCAATCAATCACTTCTGATCTTCTTCGTCCGGCGTCTTACGTGTCGGGTTCGTGGCATGCGAATGCGGATGGGCAGGTGCTCTTGGACGCGGTGTATGGGCGTCCGGTGGCTGTGATTTCGTCCGAGGGCGTGGATTTCGGTGGGGCGCTGGCGTACGGCCGGAAGGCGGGTGGGGCGCTGCGCCGCATGACGTTCCACGAGCGGGCGCGGGCGCTGAAGGCGCTGGGGGCGTTCCTGATGGAGCGCAAGGAGGCGTACTACGCCCTGAGTGCGCTGACGGGGGCGACGCGGCGGGATTCGTGGGTGGATATTGAGGGTGGGATCGGCACGCTGTTCAGTTACGCGAGTGCGGCGCGGCGGGAACTGCCGGACGAGCGCTTCTGGCCGGACGGGCGTTTGGAGCGCCTGGGGCGAGAGGGGACGTTCGTGGGGCGTCACCTGCTCGTGCCGCGTGAGGGTGTGGCGGTGCAGATCAATGCGTTCAACTTCCCGGTGTGGGGGATGCTGGAGAAGTTTGCGCCGGCGTTCATCGGGGGGATGCCGAGTCTGGTGAAGCCCGCGCCGCAGACGGCGTACCTGACCGAGCGGGTGGTGCGGGACATTGTGGCGTCGGGCCTGATTCCGGAGGGGACGCTTCAACTGGTGACGGGGGAGCCGGGGTCGCTGCTGGATCACGTGGAGGAGCAGGATGTGGTGGCGTTCACGGGGTCGGCAGCGACGGCGGCGAAACTGCGGGTGCATCCGGCGATCGTGGGGCGGTCGGTGCCGTTTAACGCGGAGGCGGACAGCCTGAACGCGTCGGTGCTGGGCCTGAGCGTGAAGCCGGAGGATCCGGAGTTCGCGCTGTTCGTGCGAGAGGTGGCGCGGGAGATGACCGGGAAGGCCGGGCAGAAGTGCACCGCGATCCGCCGGGCGCTGGTGCCGTCCCATCTGGTGGAGGCGGTGACGGAGGGCCTGCGCCGCGAGTTGAGCAAGGTGACGCTGGGCGACCCGGCGCGGGATGACGTGCGGATGGGCGCGCTGGTGAGCGTGGAGCAGCGCGAGCGGGTCCGCGAGACGCTGGAGAAATTGCAGCAGGAGGCGCGTGTGGTGATCAGCGGCGAGGCGACGCTGCTGGGCGGCGACCGCGAGAAGGGCGCGTTCCTCGACCCGACAGTGCTGCTGTGCGAGACCCCCCTGACCGCGAAGGGGCCGCATGAGCTGGAGGCGTTCGGGCCGGTGGCGACGCTGCTGCCGTACGACTCGCTGGAGGACGCCATTCACCTCACGAAGCTGGGCCGGGGGTCGCTGGCCGGGAGCATCGTGTCCCGCGACCGCGCGGAGGCGACGGAACTCGTGTTGGGCATGGCGAGTTCGCACGGGCGCCTGCTGGTCCTGAACCGCGACAACGCGAAGGAGAATACGGGGCACGGGTCGCCGCTGCCGCAGCTGAACCACGGCGGGCCGGGCCGCGCGGGGGGCGGCTCGGAACTCGGTGGCCTCAGTGCGGTGCGGCATCACATGAACCGCGTGGCGGTGCAGGCCGACCCGACCACCCTCACGAGCATCACGCGGGAGTTCGTGCCCGGCGCCGAAGTCACCGAGGATGTGGTCCACCCCTTCCGCAAGTCCTTCGACGAGATTCAGGTGGGGGACAGCCTCCTCACGCACCGCCGCACGGTGACTGAGGCGGACATCGTGAATTTCGCAGGCCTGACCGGTGATCACTTCTACGCGCACGTCGATGAGATCGGCGCGCGGGAGGGCATCTTTGGGAAGCGCGTGGCGCACGGGTACTTCCTGATCTCGGCGGCGGCGGGGCAGTTCGTGTCGCCCGCGCCGGGCCCAGTGCTGGCGAACTACGGCCTGGAGAACCTGCGCTTCATTGAGCCGGTCGGGATTGGGGACACCATCCGCACGCGGCTGACCTGCAAGCGCAAGATCCGCAAGGACCTGCGCCCCGGTGAGACCCGCCCGACCGGCGTGGTCGAGTGGCGCAGCGAGATCACGAACCAGGACGGCGTGCTGGTCGCCACGTACGACATTCTCACGCTGGTCGAGCGTGCCCGCGATGAGTTCGATCCGCCCGCCGAGGACAGCAGCGTTCAGGCGTAA
- a CDS encoding glyoxalase, giving the protein MTLITGLDHVQVEAPAGCEAQARAFFGSFLGLPELAKPEALRRNGGVWFGLPDGRQLHVGVTPEFVPRVKGHPGLRCADLAAFTAHCVRHGVPYRADAEAGVARVFLTDPFGNRLEVVQDAHPSVR; this is encoded by the coding sequence ATGACCTTGATCACTGGACTGGATCACGTGCAGGTGGAGGCCCCGGCGGGCTGTGAGGCGCAGGCTCGCGCGTTTTTCGGGTCGTTCCTGGGCCTGCCGGAACTCGCGAAACCCGAGGCGCTGCGGCGCAACGGCGGCGTGTGGTTCGGCCTGCCGGACGGGCGGCAGCTGCACGTGGGCGTCACGCCAGAGTTCGTGCCGCGGGTGAAGGGCCATCCGGGGTTGCGCTGCGCCGATCTGGCGGCGTTCACCGCGCACTGCGTCCGTCACGGCGTGCCCTACCGCGCCGACGCGGAGGCCGGCGTGGCCCGCGTGTTCCTGACCGACCCGTTCGGGAACCGGCTGGAGGTCGTGCAGGACGCGCATCCCAGCGTCCGGTGA